A part of Carettochelys insculpta isolate YL-2023 chromosome 1, ASM3395843v1, whole genome shotgun sequence genomic DNA contains:
- the LOC142002151 gene encoding olfactory receptor 52E4-like, producing the protein MSYSNAANFTNPSTFILLGIPGLEMSHVWISIPYSAIYIIAILGNFTILFIVKSEPSLHEPMYYFLCMLAVTDLVLSTSTLPKILSIFWFNCREIDFSACLTQMFFIHCFVGIESGIFVAMALDRYVAICHPLRYSTILTQLLMAKISLVVVLRSGIVALPYPFLARQWPYCGTNIISEPYCVHIAVVKLACADIRVSSYYGLFALFGVLGLDGIFIATSYMLIIRAIFRLPTKDARLKTFLTCGSHLCAIIIFYIPSVFSSLMYRFGQNVPLHVHVLITNMYLLVPPMLHPIIYGVRTRQIRDRLLWLVIHK; encoded by the coding sequence ATGTCATATTCCAATGCAGCCAACTTCACCAATCCCTCTACAttcatcctgctgggcattcctggaCTGGAGATGTCCCATGTGTGGATCTCTATTCCCTACTCTGCCATCTACATCATAGCCATCTTGGGGAACTTCACTATCCTTTTCATTGTGAAGAGTGAGCCGAGCcttcatgagcccatgtactatttcctctgcatgctggcagtCACCGACCTGGTCCTGTCCACGTCCACACTTCCCAAAATACTGAGCATTTTCTGGTTCAACTGCAGGGAGATAGACTTCAGTGCCTGtctcacccagatgttcttcattCACTGTTTCGTAGGGATTGAATCTGGGATCTTCGTGGCCATGGCTTTGgatcgctatgtggccatctgccatcctTTAAGATATTCCACCATCCTGACACAGCTTTTGATGGCCAAGATAAGCCTGGTTGTGGTGCTGCGGAGTGGCATAGTTGCGCTGCCCTATCCCTTCCTGGCGAGGCAATGGCCATATTGCGGAACCAACATCATCTCTGAGCCATACTGCGTGCACATAGCTGTAGTGAAGTTGGCCTGTGCTGATATCCGGGTCAGTAGTTACTATGGCCTCTTTGCATTATTCGGTGTGTTGGGTCTGGATGGGATTTTTATTGCCACCTCCTATATGCTGATAATTAGGGCAATCTTCCGTCTCCCTACAAAGGACGCCCGACTCAAGACCTTTTTAACTTGTGGCTCTCACCTCTGTGCTATCATAATCTTTTACATCCCAAGTGTCTTCTCATCCCTCATGTACCGTTTTGGGCAGAACGTTCCATTGCACGTCCATGTTCTTATTACCAACATGTACCTCCTTgtgccccccatgctgcaccccaTTATCTATGGAGTTAGGACCAGACAGATCCGGGACAGGCTGCTCTGGCTTGTTATTCATAAATAA